From Apium graveolens cultivar Ventura chromosome 9, ASM990537v1, whole genome shotgun sequence, the proteins below share one genomic window:
- the LOC141685002 gene encoding agamous-like MADS-box protein AGL62, with protein sequence MAEKFSIGRQKIKIAKIESKNHLQVTFSKRRSGLFKKASELCTLCGVEIAIIVFSPAGKVFSFGHPNVEGIIDRFFSRNPPPSNSSTLHLVEAHRSMTVCELNFHLTQIFNELEGERKRGEALDDMRQASQSQFWWESPVEKMGFDELQQLKDCMEALKKNVNNQANSILIENANSNLPPFGFNGHRAFNQFEAKPNQIDPASHVPGYGYGNGYFGLSNFAA encoded by the coding sequence ATGGCCGAAAAGTTCAGCATTGGCCGCCAAAAGATCAAGATTGCGAAAATAGAGAGTAAGAATCACCTGCAAGTTACCTTCTCAAAGCGTCGATCAGGCCTTTTTAAGAAGGCAAGTGAGCTCTGTACACTTTGTGGAGTTGAGATTGCCATTATAGTCTTTTCTCCAGCTGGAAAAGTGTTCTCCTTTGGACATCCTAATGTTGAAGGTATAATTGATAGGTTTTTTAGTCGCAATCCTCCACCTTCAAACTCAAGCACTCTCCATCTCGTTGAAGCTCATCGTAGTATGACTGTTTGCGAGCTGAACTTCCATCTCACACAGATTTTCAATGAACTAGAGGGTGAGAGGAAGAGAGGAGAGGCACTTGATGACATGAGGCAAGCTAGCCAGAGCCAGTTTTGGTGGGAATCTCCAGTCGAAAAGATGGGATTTGATGAGCTTCAACAATTGAAGGACTGCATGGAAGCGTTGAAGAAAAATGTGAACAATCAAGCTAATAGCATCTTGATTGAGAATGCAAATTCTAATTTGCCACCTTTTGGTTTTAATGGACACAGGGCCTTTAATCAGTTTGAAGCTAAGCCTAATCAGATTGATCCTGCTTCTCATGTCCCTGGTTACGGATATGGTAATGGTTATTTTGGTCTGAGCAACTTTGCTGCGTAA
- the LOC141685003 gene encoding agamous-like MADS-box protein AGL62 gives MAKKFSIGRQKIKIAKIERKNHLQVTFSKRRSGLFKKASELCTLCGVEIAIIVFSPAGKVFSFGHPNVEGIIDRFFSRNPPPSNSSTLHLVEAHRSMTVCELNFHLTQIFNELEGERKRGEALDDMRQASQSQFWWESPVEKMGFDELQQLKDCMEALKKNVNNQANSILIENANSNLPPFGFNGHRAFNQFEAKPNQIDPASHVPGYGYACLEIAKKFSIGRQKIKIAKIERKNHLQVTFSKRRSGLFKKASELCTLCGVEIAIIVFSPAGKVFSFGHPNVEGIIDRFFSRNPPPSNSSTLHLVEAHRSMTVCELNFHLTQIFNELEGERKRGEALDDMRQASQSQFWWESPVEKMGFDELQ, from the exons ATGGCCAAAAAGTTCAGCATTGGCCGCCAAAAGATCAAGATTGCGAAAATAGAGCGTAAGAATCACCTGCAAGTTACCTTCTCAAAGCGTCGATCAGGCCTTTTTAAGAAGGCAAGTGAGCTCTGTACACTTTGTGGAGTTGAGATTGCCATTATAGTCTTTTCTCCAGCTGGAAAAGTGTTCTCCTTTGGACATCCTAATGTTGAAGGTATAATTGATAGGTTTTTTAGTCGCAATCCTCCACCTTCAAACTCAAGCACTCTCCATCTCGTTGAAGCTCATCGTAGTATGACTGTTTGCGAGCTGAACTTCCATCTCACACAGATTTTCAATGAACTAGAGGGTGAGAGGAAGAGAGGAGAGGCACTTGATGACATGAGGCAAGCTAGCCAGAGCCAGTTTTGGTGGGAATCTCCAGTCGAAAAGATGGGATTTGATGAGCTTCAACAATTGAAGGACTGCATGGAAGCGTTGAAGAAAAATGTGAACAATCAAGCTAATAGCATCTTGATTGAGAATGCAAATTCTAATTTGCCACCTTTTGGTTTTAATGGACACAGGGCCTTTAATCAGTTTGAAGCTAAGCCTAATCAGATTGATCCTGCTTCTCATGTCCCTGGTTACGGATATG CTTGTTTAGAGATTGCCAAAAAGTTCAGCATTGGCCGCCAAAAGATCAAGATTGCGAAAATAGAGCGTAAGAATCACCTGCAAGTTACCTTCTCAAAGCGTCGATCAGGCCTTTTTAAGAAGGCAAGTGAGCTCTGTACACTTTGTGGAGTTGAGATTGCCATTATAGTCTTTTCTCCAGCTGGAAAAGTGTTCTCCTTTGGACATCCTAATGTTGAAGGTATAATTGATAGGTTTTTTAGTCGCAATCCTCCACCTTCAAACTCAAGCACTCTCCATCTCGTTGAAGCTCATCGTAGTATGACTGTTTGCGAGCTGAACTTCCATCTCACACAGATTTTCAATGAACTAGAGGGTGAGAGGAAGAGAGGAGAGGCACTTGATGACATGAGGCAAGCTAGCCAGAGCCAGTTTTGGTGGGAATCTCCGGTCGAAAAGATGGGATTTGATGAGCTTCAATAA